From a single bacterium genomic region:
- a CDS encoding flagellar biosynthesis protein, with the protein MAINPVNQLQGVNRIESEQKSVGTSRRTQEGVSGEGLTFSKHLNDRISRRHLDMGPERLARLTDAVDRASDKGARDSVVLLDNLALLVNVPSRTVVTAMETEKMKHGVFTNIDAVVVG; encoded by the coding sequence ATGGCAATTAATCCCGTCAATCAATTGCAAGGTGTAAATAGAATTGAGTCTGAGCAGAAGTCGGTCGGTACTTCGCGAAGAACCCAAGAGGGAGTTTCCGGCGAAGGACTGACATTCTCGAAGCATCTCAATGATCGGATTAGCCGGCGCCATTTGGATATGGGACCGGAGAGATTAGCACGTTTGACAGATGCCGTAGACCGGGCTTCGGACAAAGGCGCCCGCGATTCGGTAGTACTGCTGGACAACCTTGCGCTGTTGGTGAATGTGCCAAGCCGGACGGTTGTGACAGCGATGGAAACGGAAAAAATGAAGCACGGTGTTTTCACCAACATCGATGCGGTGGTAGTTGGATAA
- a CDS encoding flagellar hook-basal body complex protein, translated as MLASLFAGVAGLRNHQVRMNVIGNNISNINTVGFKSGRSVFQEALVQTLRGAGRPSSVSGGSNPIQLGLGMNVASIDNLFTQGGLELTGQISDLAIQGNGFFVLSDGNQKFYTRAGAFGFDANSFLVNPSNGLYVQGKTADASGQIPSTETVKNIQLPFGQQDPAKVTTRVSYGNNLDASATRSEATLTDSFSPTNGITLVSGVARNGAGGTHMITLTGDNATFATRSGTNITSPGALTGNETLTSLGVTSPSLTLTVDTGSPITITGLTLNTTVNELKNAIDIIDGIDASIVGGEIQIKRTMAGASYTVATNVAVAGDIANRVFGQAAAAAFTVVNGTDHDLVAEDEFTPSVGGNSVTTSLGITISASTGLATGVTGLGDGGVTISSTDDGLNAGVASITTKDTAKATSLTVFDSLGGTHTLMTNFIKSHEPNKWYWESSLQGGEIISAGGSGTVEFNADGSLLRWGFDGGADKLIFDPNNGAMLEEIELFAGTSGEYDGLTGFSGVETVAAINQDGYGMGILDKISIDPTGMIIGIFTNGVSRNLAQIALADFSNEAGLLKSGESLFQTSANSGEGIEGIAGETVSATISSGALESANVDLAQEFTNMIIAQRGFQSNARVITTSDNMLDDLVNLKR; from the coding sequence ATGTTAGCATCACTCTTCGCAGGTGTCGCAGGACTAAGAAACCATCAGGTTCGAATGAACGTGATCGGTAACAACATTTCGAACATCAACACGGTCGGATTCAAGTCTGGTCGTTCGGTGTTTCAAGAAGCGCTGGTCCAGACGCTGCGCGGCGCGGGGCGCCCGTCATCAGTATCAGGCGGTTCGAATCCAATCCAATTGGGTTTGGGCATGAACGTGGCATCAATTGACAATCTGTTCACCCAAGGTGGTCTTGAATTGACCGGCCAAATTTCGGATTTGGCGATTCAGGGTAACGGATTCTTCGTGCTATCAGACGGTAATCAGAAATTCTATACCCGCGCAGGCGCATTCGGATTTGACGCGAACAGCTTCCTGGTAAATCCGTCGAACGGACTTTATGTCCAAGGTAAAACGGCGGATGCGTCGGGGCAGATTCCTTCGACAGAGACAGTTAAGAATATTCAGCTTCCGTTCGGACAGCAGGATCCTGCCAAGGTTACGACGCGCGTTTCGTACGGCAATAACCTTGATGCGTCGGCGACGCGTTCAGAGGCGACGTTGACAGATAGCTTCTCGCCGACCAATGGTATCACGTTGGTTTCGGGCGTTGCCCGAAACGGCGCCGGCGGTACGCACATGATTACACTCACCGGCGACAATGCGACCTTTGCAACGCGTTCCGGAACGAATATCACCTCACCGGGAGCATTGACCGGAAATGAAACATTGACGTCCCTTGGTGTAACATCGCCCAGTCTTACTCTGACGGTCGACACTGGATCGCCAATCACGATCACCGGCTTGACTCTAAACACCACAGTGAACGAACTGAAAAACGCCATCGACATTATTGATGGTATCGACGCTTCGATTGTAGGCGGAGAAATACAGATCAAACGCACGATGGCAGGTGCTTCCTATACGGTAGCAACAAACGTTGCTGTTGCCGGAGACATCGCTAACCGAGTTTTTGGTCAGGCGGCGGCCGCGGCATTTACGGTTGTCAACGGTACAGATCATGACCTTGTCGCTGAAGATGAATTTACACCTTCAGTCGGCGGAAATTCAGTGACGACGTCGCTGGGCATTACGATCAGCGCTTCTACAGGACTTGCAACCGGAGTGACTGGACTTGGTGATGGCGGAGTGACGATTAGCTCTACTGATGATGGATTGAATGCCGGTGTAGCTTCGATTACGACGAAGGACACGGCAAAGGCCACGTCGCTGACAGTATTCGACTCTCTGGGCGGCACGCACACGTTGATGACGAATTTCATCAAGTCACATGAACCGAATAAGTGGTACTGGGAGTCGTCGCTGCAAGGCGGAGAAATCATCTCAGCAGGTGGATCGGGCACCGTTGAATTCAACGCGGATGGTTCGCTGTTGAGATGGGGCTTTGATGGCGGCGCAGACAAGTTGATTTTCGATCCGAATAACGGCGCCATGCTTGAAGAGATCGAGCTGTTTGCCGGTACATCGGGAGAATATGACGGTTTGACTGGATTCTCGGGAGTTGAGACAGTTGCCGCGATTAACCAAGATGGTTACGGCATGGGTATTCTTGATAAGATCTCGATTGACCCAACCGGAATGATCATCGGCATTTTCACGAACGGCGTTTCGCGAAACCTGGCACAGATTGCATTAGCGGACTTCAGCAATGAAGCCGGTTTGCTCAAGTCAGGCGAGTCGTTGTTCCAGACTTCGGCAAACTCGGGTGAAGGCATTGAAGGCATTGCCGGCGAGACAGTCTCGGCGACGATTTCCTCCGGCGCACTCGAATCAGCCAACGTCGATTTGGCGCAAGAATTCACGAACATGATTATCGCCCAGCGCGGGTTCCAGTCGAATGCACGTGTCATCACGACATCCGACAACATGCTGGACGATCTGGTCAACTTGAAGAGATAG
- a CDS encoding flagellar FlbD family protein — protein sequence MIKVTRLNGTAIVINADLIEFVEEIPDTIVSLTTGKKIMVKENSEEIIDRVTRYKRSTLVGFQSVPIREV from the coding sequence ATGATTAAAGTCACACGATTGAATGGTACGGCCATCGTTATCAATGCCGATCTCATTGAGTTCGTCGAAGAGATTCCGGACACCATTGTGAGCCTGACCACAGGCAAGAAGATAATGGTGAAGGAAAATTCGGAAGAGATAATTGACAGGGTCACGCGTTACAAGCGGTCAACGCTGGTTGGATTTCAATCAGTACCGATCCGGGAAGTATAG
- a CDS encoding flagellar basal body-associated FliL family protein produces MPDIKEKTEVAEQPAAAKKSLLPPNLAAMLTKVAMFGLIGVVAIFGAYMLTAKVLKPMMAKDTAVEQPAEPAKAEPVKEEKHEAAPPAHGGESSGHGEAGAAGSGNFFTVEGIVVNPAETQGTRYLSCSISFELASAEDKQAFEDKAVKIKDLLITILSSKTVDELADIKVRNDMRRQILVVVNRFTTPSQATAVYLTDFVLQ; encoded by the coding sequence ATGCCGGATATCAAAGAGAAAACCGAAGTCGCCGAACAACCGGCAGCAGCAAAGAAGAGTCTGTTGCCACCAAACCTGGCAGCGATGCTGACAAAGGTGGCGATGTTCGGCCTGATCGGCGTAGTGGCAATATTTGGCGCATACATGCTGACTGCCAAAGTCCTTAAACCGATGATGGCGAAAGACACTGCGGTAGAACAGCCGGCTGAACCTGCTAAGGCGGAACCGGTCAAAGAGGAAAAGCACGAAGCAGCACCTCCGGCCCATGGCGGCGAAAGCAGCGGACACGGCGAAGCTGGCGCGGCTGGTTCGGGCAATTTCTTTACTGTCGAGGGTATTGTAGTCAATCCTGCCGAGACGCAGGGTACGCGGTATCTCTCGTGCAGTATCAGCTTTGAGCTGGCATCCGCAGAAGACAAGCAAGCTTTCGAAGACAAAGCGGTCAAAATCAAGGATCTATTGATAACAATTCTGTCGTCGAAGACAGTGGATGAGCTTGCGGATATCAAGGTTCGCAACGATATGCGACGCCAGATTCTGGTGGTGGTAAATCGATTTACAACGCCATCACAAGCGACGGCCGTGTATCTGACAGACTTTGTTTTGCAATAG